In the genome of Qipengyuania seohaensis, one region contains:
- a CDS encoding FecCD family ABC transporter permease, whose amino-acid sequence MNRAVLIMAALLAIALPLSLLAGRVWIDPATTPNAALILGELRLPRAVLAIVVGAGLGSAGAAMQGYLRNPLADPGLFGIAPGAALGAVTALFFGFTASAWLLPLFALIGAGGAMALLALIAGRTGGIALFTLAGLMVASLAGALTALAISMAPNAFAMSEIVLWLNGALTDRSWREVWLAAPMVVVGIVLLARAGGGLDALTLGEPVARSLGVDTNRLLWLLILGVGLTVGAGVAVAGIIGFVGLIVPHLVRPLTDRRPSQLILPSALAGALLVLVADSVVRILPLVTELRLGIALSLLGAPFFLWLLLRMRKGLA is encoded by the coding sequence ATGAACCGCGCGGTCCTCATCATGGCTGCCTTGCTGGCAATTGCGTTGCCGCTGTCGCTGCTTGCAGGGCGGGTGTGGATCGATCCTGCCACAACGCCCAATGCCGCGCTCATCCTTGGCGAGCTTCGCTTGCCTCGCGCGGTGTTGGCGATTGTGGTCGGTGCAGGGCTCGGTTCGGCTGGGGCGGCCATGCAAGGATACTTGCGCAACCCGTTGGCCGATCCGGGCCTGTTCGGGATTGCGCCCGGCGCGGCTTTGGGCGCGGTAACGGCCCTTTTCTTCGGATTTACGGCGAGCGCATGGCTGCTTCCGCTCTTCGCGCTGATCGGTGCGGGCGGGGCTATGGCGCTGCTTGCTTTGATTGCCGGCCGCACCGGTGGCATTGCGCTATTCACGCTGGCAGGGCTGATGGTGGCGAGCCTTGCAGGCGCGCTTACCGCGCTGGCCATTTCCATGGCGCCCAACGCCTTTGCTATGAGCGAGATCGTGCTGTGGCTGAATGGCGCGCTGACCGACCGCAGCTGGCGCGAGGTCTGGCTTGCAGCTCCCATGGTCGTGGTCGGCATCGTATTGCTGGCGCGGGCAGGTGGAGGTCTCGACGCACTGACATTAGGAGAGCCGGTCGCACGCTCGCTGGGCGTCGATACGAACCGGCTCCTGTGGCTGCTGATCCTTGGCGTCGGCCTTACCGTGGGAGCGGGTGTCGCCGTTGCCGGCATCATCGGCTTTGTCGGACTGATCGTTCCGCACCTCGTCCGCCCCCTGACAGACCGGCGCCCCTCACAGCTTATCCTGCCGAGCGCGCTCGCAGGCGCCTTGCTGGTGCTTGTCGCGGATAGCGTGGTGCGCATCCTGCCGCTGGTGACCGAGCTGCGGCTGGGAATTGCATTGAGCCTGCTCGGCGCGCCCTTCTTCCTGTGGCTGCTGCTGCGCATGCGGAAGGGGCTGGCATGA
- the thpR gene encoding RNA 2',3'-cyclic phosphodiesterase, protein MSHRVFVGLRPPSSVRDRLTDLMEGVENARWQDDDQLHLTLRYVGDVETHQADDLAEGLSSIIFESFDLVIASSGYFERKGILRALWAGVEPSEPLIRLQRKVERACQDVGIEPEGRKFLPHITLARLNTASGPAHAFLSETSRMRLEPWTVQEFVLFESELHPEGSIYTPIVRYPAQ, encoded by the coding sequence ATGAGTCACCGCGTGTTCGTCGGACTACGTCCACCTTCCTCCGTCCGCGACCGGCTTACGGACCTGATGGAAGGCGTAGAAAATGCCCGCTGGCAGGATGACGACCAGCTCCACCTGACGCTTCGCTATGTCGGCGATGTGGAGACACACCAGGCCGACGATCTTGCCGAAGGACTCAGCTCGATCATCTTCGAAAGCTTCGACCTTGTCATCGCAAGTTCCGGTTACTTTGAGAGAAAAGGTATCTTACGTGCCTTGTGGGCAGGCGTCGAACCCAGCGAGCCGCTTATCCGCCTGCAGCGCAAGGTAGAGCGCGCATGCCAGGATGTCGGCATAGAGCCTGAAGGGCGCAAATTCCTCCCCCACATCACCCTCGCCCGCCTCAATACCGCGAGCGGTCCGGCCCATGCTTTCCTGTCCGAAACCAGTCGCATGCGGCTGGAGCCGTGGACCGTGCAGGAATTCGTCCTGTTCGAGAGCGAATTGCATCCCGAGGGGTCGATCTACACCCCCATTGTCCGCTATCCTGCGCAGTAA
- a CDS encoding ABC transporter ATP-binding protein — translation MMLEARDLVLEDRLSHVSISLRPGEITAICGPNGAGKSSLLEALAGLLELDSGTIQLNGKDLASHTPRERAQAIGYLPQDHIVAWDVPVRRLVELGRMPYADKRHEPVDAALQALDVDHLTDRRAQSLSGGETARVLLARVLAGEPQWILADEPLAALDIGHQLALLKHLRRAADSGIGVVLVLHDLSHAMNHADRVIVLDEGALAADDHPHRALSAEMVQRVWKTEVDWIEREGRMALMPM, via the coding sequence ATGATGCTCGAAGCACGCGACCTCGTGCTCGAGGACAGGCTCTCCCATGTCAGCATAAGCCTGCGGCCTGGGGAAATCACCGCGATCTGCGGCCCCAACGGTGCGGGCAAGTCGAGCCTTCTCGAAGCGCTGGCGGGACTTTTGGAACTCGATTCCGGCACCATACAACTCAACGGCAAAGACCTTGCGTCACACACGCCGCGCGAGCGGGCGCAGGCAATTGGGTACCTGCCGCAGGATCACATTGTCGCATGGGATGTGCCGGTCAGGCGTCTCGTCGAACTGGGGCGGATGCCGTACGCCGACAAGCGGCACGAACCGGTCGATGCAGCCTTGCAGGCGCTCGATGTCGATCACCTGACAGACCGACGGGCGCAATCGCTTTCCGGCGGCGAGACGGCACGCGTCCTGCTGGCACGCGTGCTTGCTGGAGAGCCGCAGTGGATCCTGGCTGACGAACCGCTGGCCGCGCTCGACATCGGGCACCAGCTGGCCCTGCTCAAACACCTGCGACGAGCCGCCGATAGCGGCATCGGCGTCGTGCTGGTGCTGCACGACCTGTCCCATGCCATGAACCATGCTGATCGCGTCATCGTGCTGGACGAAGGCGCGCTGGCCGCGGACGATCACCCTCACCGTGCGCTTTCAGCGGAGATGGTTCAGCGGGTATGGAAGACAGAGGTGGATTGGATCGAGCGCGAGGGCCGCATGGCACTCATGCCGATGTGA
- a CDS encoding lysozyme yields the protein MKQEVEQKDRVAPSPDRLRPAPISGSLQDERIRAIMRELDRPLDSENWTATPHAGEQKRARRLLKRIKQHRRHRSELKRARKAAQQVFNVKPKLSSRKRATLMMGAGAVGLAAFTGPPTQNARSKPDMTATYVMAAEEQDIRKPAALMKASDTFKQALIEEEGVRYTVYRDVAGYPTVGVGHLVTPQDNLRVGDRVSEERVLSLLEKDLETAERGVRILVGDLPLFQHEFDALLDLVYNVGLGNVSQAESPRLNAAIQAGDYERIAAELDYTHAAGKVARGLEFRSERRAQMFMEASYENPRDT from the coding sequence ATGAAGCAGGAAGTCGAGCAAAAGGATCGGGTCGCACCGTCACCCGATCGCTTACGCCCTGCGCCCATATCCGGTTCGCTTCAGGACGAACGCATTCGCGCCATCATGCGTGAACTCGATCGGCCACTCGATAGCGAAAACTGGACTGCTACACCCCACGCAGGTGAGCAGAAGCGTGCGCGCAGGTTACTCAAGCGGATAAAGCAACATCGCCGCCACCGCAGCGAGCTCAAACGGGCGCGCAAGGCGGCCCAGCAGGTATTCAACGTCAAACCCAAACTGTCTTCGCGAAAGCGGGCGACGTTGATGATGGGCGCAGGAGCAGTCGGACTGGCGGCCTTTACCGGGCCTCCGACGCAGAACGCACGCAGCAAGCCGGATATGACGGCAACCTACGTGATGGCTGCGGAAGAGCAGGACATCCGTAAGCCTGCCGCCCTGATGAAGGCCAGCGATACATTCAAGCAGGCGCTCATCGAGGAAGAAGGCGTTCGCTACACCGTCTATCGCGATGTTGCTGGCTATCCCACGGTCGGCGTAGGCCATTTGGTAACGCCGCAGGACAATCTGCGCGTGGGCGATCGTGTATCGGAAGAGCGCGTGCTCTCGCTTCTCGAGAAGGATCTCGAAACGGCAGAGCGTGGCGTCCGCATACTGGTGGGTGACCTGCCGCTGTTTCAGCATGAATTCGATGCCCTGCTCGACCTCGTCTACAATGTCGGCCTGGGCAATGTGTCCCAAGCAGAGAGCCCGAGGCTCAATGCGGCGATCCAGGCGGGCGACTACGAGCGGATCGCTGCCGAGCTCGACTACACACATGCCGCCGGCAAGGTCGCGCGTGGGCTGGAATTCCGGTCCGAAAGGCGTGCACAGATGTTCATGGAAGCGAGCTATGAGAACCCAAGGGACACCTAG
- a CDS encoding TonB-dependent receptor plug domain-containing protein, whose protein sequence is MYKYLFLLTVSALPVSAAAQSASEEALAEIIAAQDAEQAQEMEVDDPLATAPGHHGYQRLEPQITVTANGLSTAIENTGQAVTIIERDEIESLQGADATRVLQRTPGLSFSRNGGVGGFTGVNIRGASADQVLVLVDGVRVADPAAPGGGFDFGNQLTGMAGKFDILRGSNSTIWGSEAIGGVVDISIRAETGMKGTLEYGARETFGANVATGVSGEKAYVGLNGSWFSTDGFSAAANGTEADGFQQFAIGGVGFLDLTDSLELFTHLNWSEGKLDIDGFPPPSFALADTLETQETRRHWGDLGLAYYGNDLTLRAAYSLSDTQRDNLDEGGGVTFGSKGKSERVQLRGEYRLLGGLSFAFGGEKEWTEFETNFDAPAETEITGLYGQLGWVMGRLAIHVGGRIDDHEQFGTGTSFGGDISYGFGDDWRLRASLGEGFKAPTLYQLLSFYGNTDLEPEESTSFDIGIERGRRDRGLYLSLTGFRRDSDNLIGFAFTSDRPSGVYQNTDRARAQGIEAEAGFDVTGSLRVSGAFALVDAEDRGSGLDLARRPQSFGTVFADWESGFGLKLGVDLRLSGSSFDNAANTVELDGYEVLDLRAAFDIGESLELFGRVENVLDTDYRVVSGYQTPGRGAFVGLRAQM, encoded by the coding sequence GTGTATAAATACTTGTTTCTTTTGACTGTTTCGGCGCTTCCCGTTTCCGCTGCGGCGCAATCGGCGAGCGAGGAGGCGCTGGCGGAAATCATCGCCGCCCAGGATGCCGAGCAGGCACAGGAAATGGAAGTCGATGATCCGCTGGCAACCGCTCCAGGCCATCATGGCTACCAGAGATTGGAGCCGCAGATCACGGTCACCGCCAATGGCCTATCCACCGCCATCGAGAACACGGGGCAGGCCGTCACGATCATCGAGCGCGACGAGATCGAAAGCCTGCAGGGTGCAGACGCCACGCGGGTTCTCCAACGCACGCCCGGCCTGTCTTTCTCGCGCAATGGCGGGGTTGGCGGTTTTACCGGCGTCAACATTCGCGGTGCCAGTGCCGACCAGGTCCTCGTGCTGGTCGACGGTGTCCGGGTGGCCGATCCGGCCGCGCCGGGTGGCGGCTTCGATTTCGGCAACCAGTTGACGGGAATGGCCGGAAAGTTCGACATTCTGAGAGGATCGAACTCGACCATCTGGGGAAGCGAAGCGATCGGGGGCGTCGTGGACATCTCCATCCGCGCCGAGACCGGTATGAAAGGCACGCTGGAATATGGCGCGCGCGAGACATTCGGGGCCAATGTGGCCACCGGAGTGAGCGGTGAAAAAGCCTATGTCGGCCTGAACGGATCGTGGTTCTCGACCGACGGATTTTCCGCTGCCGCGAATGGCACCGAAGCGGACGGTTTCCAGCAGTTTGCCATCGGAGGTGTCGGCTTCCTCGACCTCACCGACAGTCTCGAATTGTTCACGCACCTCAACTGGAGCGAAGGCAAGCTCGACATAGACGGCTTTCCGCCTCCTTCATTCGCCCTCGCCGATACCCTGGAAACGCAGGAAACGCGCCGTCACTGGGGTGATCTCGGGCTCGCCTATTATGGCAATGATTTGACGCTGCGCGCAGCCTACAGCTTGTCCGACACCCAGCGCGACAACCTTGATGAGGGCGGGGGCGTGACTTTCGGCAGCAAGGGCAAGTCCGAGCGTGTGCAATTGCGAGGCGAGTATCGTTTGCTTGGCGGGCTCAGCTTCGCTTTCGGCGGCGAGAAGGAATGGACCGAGTTCGAGACCAATTTCGACGCTCCCGCCGAGACGGAGATCACCGGCCTCTACGGCCAGCTCGGCTGGGTGATGGGACGCCTTGCGATCCATGTCGGCGGGCGGATCGACGATCACGAGCAATTCGGCACCGGGACCAGCTTTGGCGGCGATATCAGCTATGGCTTTGGCGATGACTGGCGCCTGCGCGCAAGCCTTGGCGAAGGGTTCAAGGCTCCCACGCTCTACCAATTGCTGTCCTTCTATGGGAATACCGACCTAGAACCTGAAGAAAGCACCAGTTTCGACATCGGGATCGAGCGTGGCCGCCGCGATCGTGGACTTTACCTCTCGCTGACGGGTTTTCGCCGCGATAGCGACAATTTGATCGGCTTCGCCTTCACGTCCGACCGCCCGTCCGGTGTTTACCAGAACACCGATCGTGCACGCGCGCAGGGGATCGAGGCGGAAGCGGGTTTCGATGTGACGGGATCGCTCCGCGTGTCGGGCGCATTCGCTCTGGTGGATGCGGAAGATCGCGGCAGCGGCCTCGACCTTGCGCGCAGGCCGCAGAGTTTCGGCACTGTATTTGCCGATTGGGAGAGCGGTTTCGGGCTGAAGCTGGGCGTCGACCTCCGACTCTCCGGCTCATCCTTCGATAACGCCGCCAACACCGTGGAACTCGACGGCTACGAGGTCCTCGACCTGAGGGCCGCGTTCGACATCGGCGAGAGCCTCGAGCTGTTCGGTCGCGTCGAGAACGTGCTGGACACCGACTACCGCGTCGTATCCGGCTATCAAACGCCGGGCAGAGGAGCCTTTGTCGGCCTGAGGGCGCAGATGTGA
- a CDS encoding META domain-containing protein: MTSLGAIEGFWLVERFEEFSPDWREGVGWRSAYVQVNDDGLAYSVGCNHSSNPATLGEDGILRDSGDGSRIQTLMGCPAEWEGRDGRFFGFFGTNPTVNRVGETRLLLKSGGTELVLVEPEAWRLANIPERDFVTGKWVPQMASTYDGWGYSGFGIGEKAGVVTIGNGNIEWSECPGTSIDIEWTADGRLKNRDGARIQCEALKRDSDNGRSLVMGLLSASPAVIRTGKDHITLLDGTGDKGGRLDLQSLESVMNPPKLPPPPPGEAEPPPPPPLPLNN, encoded by the coding sequence GTGACCTCGCTCGGGGCGATCGAGGGGTTCTGGCTGGTCGAACGCTTTGAGGAATTTTCGCCGGACTGGCGCGAAGGAGTCGGCTGGCGCAGCGCCTATGTCCAGGTCAACGACGATGGGCTGGCCTATTCGGTCGGCTGCAATCACTCCAGTAATCCGGCAACGCTGGGTGAAGATGGGATACTTCGGGACTCCGGCGATGGTTCGCGCATCCAGACTTTGATGGGGTGTCCCGCCGAATGGGAAGGCCGTGACGGCAGGTTCTTCGGCTTCTTCGGTACAAACCCTACAGTGAACCGGGTTGGAGAAACCCGGCTGCTGTTGAAAAGCGGGGGTACGGAACTCGTATTGGTAGAGCCGGAAGCCTGGCGGCTGGCCAACATCCCCGAACGCGATTTCGTGACGGGCAAGTGGGTGCCGCAAATGGCGTCCACTTACGACGGATGGGGCTATTCGGGCTTCGGCATCGGCGAGAAGGCAGGTGTGGTCACTATCGGGAATGGCAACATCGAATGGTCGGAATGTCCCGGCACCTCGATCGACATCGAATGGACTGCTGACGGCCGCCTGAAGAACAGGGATGGTGCCAGGATCCAGTGCGAGGCGCTCAAGCGGGATAGCGATAACGGCAGGAGCCTCGTAATGGGGCTGTTGTCGGCCAGCCCTGCCGTGATCCGAACTGGTAAAGACCACATCACCCTGCTCGATGGAACGGGCGACAAGGGCGGCCGGCTCGACCTTCAATCGCTCGAGAGCGTCATGAACCCGCCGAAATTGCCGCCACCCCCGCCCGGAGAGGCCGAACCGCCTCCCCCACCGCCTTTACCCTTAAATAACTGA
- a CDS encoding GCN5-related N-acetyltransferase: MAADHLVQRWFALTREELPALSGARGWPVHLDHCFQRILLDNATGGPWRDTITAPAYRNASDEQLGLAIALGEQSIAGEQDMDLLNDNSLAWRGKGKGRTNRPGLS, encoded by the coding sequence ATGGCTGCCGATCATCTTGTCCAGCGCTGGTTCGCCCTGACGCGTGAGGAACTGCCTGCACTTTCCGGTGCACGCGGGTGGCCTGTACATCTCGACCATTGTTTCCAGCGCATCCTCCTCGACAATGCGACCGGCGGCCCCTGGCGCGACACGATAACCGCGCCTGCCTATCGCAATGCAAGCGATGAACAACTGGGGCTGGCGATCGCCCTTGGCGAACAGTCGATCGCTGGGGAGCAGGACATGGACCTCCTCAACGACAATTCACTCGCATGGCGCGGAAAAGGAAAAGGCCGGACCAACCGGCCCGGCCTTTCCTGA
- a CDS encoding ABC transporter substrate-binding protein: protein MNRIAPALLLVLTACSGGRELRDEGSDRPTIVSLNPCTDAILAEVADPRQLLAISHYSKDSRASSMEPEVAARYPSTGGTVEEILALEPDIVVASTFIAPATRAALGDLGRRVETFGSVASVEASIEQVRQLARLTGDPERGEALVASIEGAIADAGAEGRPVQAAVWQPSGIVPGEGALISDLLRRTGFASYGAARGMAQADFLSLEQVVADPPEVLLIAGSDAGQRHPLLSDLPQMHRESFDTSLLYCGGPTIIRATERLKQIRQGAS from the coding sequence GTGAACCGCATCGCGCCCGCCTTGCTGCTGGTCCTGACCGCCTGTTCCGGCGGTCGGGAGCTGCGGGACGAGGGCAGCGACAGGCCCACCATCGTCAGCCTCAACCCGTGCACCGACGCGATCCTGGCCGAGGTCGCGGATCCCCGGCAATTGCTGGCCATCTCGCATTACAGCAAGGACTCTCGCGCCAGTTCGATGGAGCCGGAAGTTGCGGCACGATATCCGTCGACCGGCGGCACTGTGGAAGAGATCCTTGCACTCGAACCCGATATCGTCGTCGCCTCCACCTTCATTGCCCCTGCAACGCGTGCGGCGCTCGGTGATCTCGGGCGGAGGGTCGAAACTTTCGGAAGCGTGGCGAGCGTGGAGGCTAGCATCGAACAGGTGCGCCAGCTTGCTCGCCTGACGGGCGATCCAGAAAGGGGAGAGGCTCTGGTTGCTTCGATCGAGGGAGCGATTGCCGACGCTGGTGCGGAGGGCAGGCCGGTCCAAGCAGCTGTGTGGCAACCCTCAGGGATCGTGCCGGGCGAGGGCGCGCTTATCAGCGATCTCCTCCGACGCACAGGCTTTGCCAGCTATGGCGCTGCCCGTGGCATGGCGCAGGCCGATTTCCTCTCGCTGGAACAGGTCGTGGCCGATCCACCCGAAGTCTTGCTGATAGCCGGCAGCGACGCGGGCCAGCGTCACCCTCTCCTGTCCGACCTGCCGCAGATGCACCGCGAGAGTTTCGACACGAGCCTCCTCTATTGCGGTGGCCCGACTATCATCCGAGCGACGGAACGGCTGAAGCAAATCCGGCAGGGAGCGTCATGA
- a CDS encoding GGDEF domain-containing protein, whose translation MKTATGFIVAPERDADWLRESWRETVRSVLITEQRAFSANVLGVVAIAVAALFLANPAAYVLPLVMRVLALVGAHISYNHLRRRIDSGHSLDPALRILTIMLFFGGMSWAYLLLPSLAQPLEEPLRLVIAAGTITGVGLIVTMTAPLRKQTFAFMLGFLLTLFVGLYLFAGDALMPYGFGTTALVIGVSMFAFASAQQRSVSADMLVENRRLNEDLAEALAQAEFLAKHDPLTGLYNRRALFEYGLVDGQTQETAHLLLIDLDHFKKINDSYGHDMGDKALVEASKLMRDALRSYGEGHHFAARLGGEEFCVFLDEPDANSALVFAEDLREGLSMLHEVIGLPSGATSASIGIGPHRRGSTIDESLRLADAAMYDAKTDGRNRVRQVDR comes from the coding sequence GTGAAGACGGCAACTGGCTTTATTGTCGCTCCCGAGCGGGACGCAGACTGGCTACGCGAAAGCTGGCGCGAAACAGTTCGGTCCGTGCTCATCACCGAACAACGTGCGTTCTCGGCCAACGTCCTCGGGGTAGTTGCGATTGCAGTCGCTGCGTTGTTCCTTGCCAATCCCGCCGCCTATGTCCTGCCCCTTGTCATGCGGGTGCTCGCGCTTGTTGGCGCACACATTTCCTACAACCACCTCCGCCGACGCATCGACAGTGGGCACTCTCTGGACCCTGCGCTCCGGATACTGACTATCATGCTGTTTTTCGGCGGGATGAGCTGGGCGTATCTTCTTCTTCCCTCGCTTGCCCAGCCGCTGGAAGAGCCATTGCGGCTGGTGATCGCTGCCGGGACCATCACCGGCGTCGGCCTGATCGTGACAATGACCGCGCCGCTTCGCAAACAGACATTTGCCTTCATGCTGGGCTTTCTGCTCACGCTCTTTGTCGGACTCTATCTCTTCGCGGGAGACGCCCTGATGCCTTACGGTTTCGGCACGACCGCCCTTGTGATCGGAGTATCCATGTTTGCCTTCGCTTCCGCGCAGCAGCGTAGTGTCTCCGCAGACATGCTGGTGGAGAACCGCCGCCTCAACGAAGACCTTGCCGAGGCACTTGCCCAGGCGGAATTCCTTGCCAAGCACGACCCGCTCACCGGTCTCTACAACCGCCGCGCCCTTTTCGAATACGGATTGGTCGACGGCCAGACTCAGGAGACCGCCCACCTGCTGCTGATCGACCTCGACCACTTCAAGAAGATCAACGACAGTTACGGTCACGACATGGGCGACAAGGCGCTGGTCGAGGCGAGCAAGCTGATGCGCGATGCCTTGCGCTCATACGGCGAAGGCCACCATTTCGCTGCCCGGCTTGGCGGCGAGGAATTCTGCGTCTTCCTCGACGAGCCCGACGCCAATAGCGCGCTGGTGTTCGCCGAGGATCTGCGTGAAGGTCTTTCGATGCTGCACGAAGTGATCGGACTGCCGAGCGGCGCGACCAGTGCCTCGATCGGCATCGGCCCGCACCGTCGTGGCAGCACCATCGACGAGAGCCTCAGGCTCGCCGATGCGGCAATGTACGATGCCAAGACCGACGGCCGGAACCGCGTGCGGCAGGTCGATCGCTGA
- a CDS encoding M3 family metallopeptidase gives MKAQILATTAAAALLAGCATINTEEGDPLADLQEAQAYNPDIPAGTGYFADRSDLPFYAPDFTKISEDDYLPAYEQAMMIHKAEIEAIKNNPAAPNFENTIVALEKAGGMLGRINTVFFALTGSNTTDRLDEINTEISPNLTEHYDAITLDPVLFARVKAVYDNRAAMTMTVEDAKLLETTYEGMVHAGALLSDAEREQVKAINSQLSTLTTEFSQDARAAMSDQPVIFDSREELAGLSDSDIRSAADLATEKGFDGKYAIALQNTTQQPLLPSMENRDAREKLFMASYHRADGTTDVDTRMLIAKIAKLRADKAALFGEADWASYAMWDRMAEKPKTALDFMEQMVPALAATQRREAAMLTAAIAADGGDYSVKPWDWYRYANRIKAEQFDLDEDAVMEYFVLDKVLEDGVFYMAEKLYGLTFQKRTDLPVYHPDVTTYTVFDRDGSELGIFYFDPFQRPSKRGGAWMSNFVEQSHLYGTKPVIYNVLNIPKAPEGEVQLVSFDWVNTTFHEFGHALHGFFADQRYESLSGTATARDFVEYPSQVHEMWATWPSVLSNYAKHYETGETIPDEMIEKIEAAAKFNQGYDFGEVVEAALLDMKWSALSPAEAAAIDTPEKVDAFERRSLEELGLEIDLVPPRYRSTYFSHIFSSPAGYSAGYYSYLWTEMLDRDSRKWFIENGGLTRENGDHYRATVLSRGGTMDYFQMFQNFAGRAPDVTPMLEARGLVAGDEAADSEVSDGKLPGNAVN, from the coding sequence ATGAAGGCCCAGATTTTGGCCACCACCGCCGCCGCAGCACTGCTTGCCGGCTGCGCAACCATCAACACCGAAGAAGGTGACCCCTTGGCAGACCTGCAAGAAGCCCAGGCCTACAATCCGGACATCCCGGCAGGCACCGGCTATTTCGCTGACCGCAGCGATCTTCCCTTCTACGCGCCCGATTTCACCAAGATTTCGGAAGACGATTATCTCCCTGCCTATGAGCAGGCGATGATGATCCACAAGGCCGAGATCGAGGCGATCAAGAACAACCCGGCCGCCCCCAATTTCGAGAACACCATCGTCGCGCTGGAAAAGGCCGGCGGCATGCTGGGCCGCATCAACACGGTCTTCTTCGCCCTCACCGGTTCGAACACGACCGATCGCCTGGACGAAATCAACACCGAAATCAGCCCTAATTTGACCGAGCATTATGACGCGATCACGCTCGATCCCGTCCTCTTCGCCCGAGTAAAGGCGGTCTATGACAACCGCGCCGCGATGACGATGACGGTCGAGGACGCAAAGCTGCTCGAAACTACTTACGAAGGCATGGTCCACGCCGGCGCGCTGCTGAGCGATGCCGAGCGCGAGCAGGTCAAGGCAATCAACTCGCAGCTGTCGACGCTGACGACCGAGTTCAGTCAGGACGCACGCGCCGCGATGAGCGACCAGCCGGTCATCTTCGACAGCCGCGAAGAACTCGCCGGACTTTCGGACAGCGACATCAGGTCGGCTGCCGATCTCGCAACCGAGAAGGGCTTCGACGGCAAGTATGCCATCGCGCTCCAGAACACGACGCAGCAGCCGCTGCTTCCGAGCATGGAAAACCGCGACGCCCGCGAAAAGCTGTTCATGGCGAGCTATCACCGTGCGGACGGCACGACCGATGTCGATACGCGCATGCTGATCGCCAAGATCGCCAAGCTGCGCGCCGACAAGGCGGCGCTGTTCGGTGAAGCCGACTGGGCCAGCTACGCCATGTGGGATCGCATGGCCGAAAAGCCCAAGACCGCGCTCGATTTCATGGAGCAGATGGTCCCCGCCCTCGCCGCGACCCAGCGCCGTGAAGCCGCCATGCTGACGGCCGCGATTGCTGCCGACGGCGGCGATTACTCTGTGAAGCCGTGGGACTGGTATCGCTATGCCAACCGCATCAAGGCCGAACAATTCGACCTCGATGAAGACGCGGTGATGGAATATTTCGTGCTCGACAAGGTGCTCGAGGACGGCGTGTTCTACATGGCCGAGAAGCTCTACGGCCTCACCTTCCAGAAGCGCACCGACCTGCCAGTCTATCACCCGGACGTGACGACCTACACCGTGTTCGATCGTGACGGCAGCGAACTGGGCATTTTCTATTTCGACCCGTTCCAGCGCCCGTCCAAGCGCGGCGGCGCATGGATGAGCAATTTCGTGGAACAGAGCCATTTGTATGGCACCAAGCCGGTGATCTACAATGTGCTCAACATCCCCAAGGCGCCGGAAGGCGAAGTCCAGCTGGTCAGCTTCGACTGGGTGAACACTACTTTCCACGAGTTCGGCCACGCGCTGCACGGCTTCTTTGCCGACCAGCGTTACGAAAGCCTGTCGGGCACCGCCACGGCGCGCGATTTCGTGGAATATCCCAGCCAGGTCCATGAAATGTGGGCCACCTGGCCGAGCGTGCTTTCGAACTACGCCAAGCACTACGAAACCGGCGAAACCATTCCCGACGAGATGATCGAGAAGATCGAAGCCGCTGCAAAGTTCAACCAGGGCTATGATTTCGGCGAAGTCGTCGAAGCCGCCCTGCTGGATATGAAGTGGAGCGCTTTGTCGCCTGCCGAAGCAGCGGCGATCGATACGCCGGAAAAGGTCGACGCGTTCGAGCGTCGTTCGCTCGAAGAACTCGGCCTCGAGATCGACCTCGTGCCGCCGCGTTATCGCAGCACCTATTTCAGCCACATCTTCAGCTCGCCCGCGGGTTATTCCGCCGGCTATTACAGCTACCTGTGGACCGAGATGCTCGATCGCGACAGCCGCAAGTGGTTCATCGAGAACGGCGGCCTCACGCGTGAGAACGGCGATCACTATCGCGCAACCGTGCTCAGCCGTGGCGGGACGATGGATTACTTCCAGATGTTCCAGAACTTCGCTGGCCGGGCACCGGATGTGACCCCGATGCTCGAAGCACGCGGCCTCGTCGCCGGTGACGAAGCGGCGGACAGCGAAGTGTCGGACGGCAAGCTTCCGGGCAACGCCGTCAACTAA